TATCATTAGCTTATAACTAttcaatttaataaacattttagagaaaaaagaaagcattataaCTACGTTTATTTACATAtctagaataatttaaaaatattttcattgtgctTATTTTGACAGAAATTTTGGCTAGAATATTGGGATACTGTCATGACAGAATGATATGGGTTAGGAATCAGACTAttctttgtcctctctctcttacAGTAacaagaaaagtcagaaaaaaatggaggctGGCAGTTTCTAATTTAGTTGAGCAAAGGTTGGGTGGTTGTCTTGGAAGCTGCAGCTACCTAGACAAGGATGGAATGTTAGGGGAGAGAAGGTTTTGTGCAGCTAAGTCATTTCTTAATATTGTATCTACAGGGTGCATGCTGCtctatttgaagaagaaaaatttcacaGGAATTAAAACATAGTACAGTTTATCTATACAAGTACGTAAATTTATTCTTACCAGCAGCCTTTTTGTTTTGACCCAGAATATTGTTCCATCTTTTCCACAAGGGGACCGATTCTTCTGGAGCAGTCCTAAGTGTCCCTGTGGGATAGCCTTCTTGGTAAACCGGGCACCTATGGGTGCCGAGTAACATCCCATCGTGTGGGGCCAGCACAGGAGTGCCATTGGGACCATCCATTTGTGCTACAGTTCTGCTCTCAGAAGAACAATACGGTGGAGAAGGCATCACAGGCACAGAGTCAGAACACACACCTGCAGGTGGAAAGCTGCTGTCTGCATTCCACTGATGGAACCTGTGTTCTGTTGGAAGCACATGTTTTGAATGAAAATAGTTATGTGTCATCATGTTCTGAGAGTCTTCAAGTGTTACTGGCCGACTTGGAGACACTTGTGTATTTTTACTGCTCCTACTATCTGACGGAGACTTGGGCGGAGGATGAGGCACAATCAGTCTCCCCTGAGCTTGCAGGTGTGTGCTGGTTCTGCTTGCGGACTGGGGCCGAAGGCCAGTGTCTCTTCTGTCTGCACACACGAAGGCAGACTGCACTTGAGCAGACCTCGCTCTTCTAAGGACTTTGGCACCACCCCTCTGTGGGTTGGCTTTCGGAGCTTTAGAACTACCCCTATGTAAAGGGGGTTGACTCTCTTCTTGTGTTGAGGGTGGCCAGGCTTGTTTAGCCATGTTATAACCCGAAGGCATAACACAGTTCTGAGGTACATGGTCTGTTCCAGGTTCTCCTAAGGCAGCGACACTTTCAGAAGCAGAATAATCCTCCTTGGGCTTCTTCCCATCAGCACAATTTACAGCACAGGCAGGAATTCTAATTACGTGGCTGGCAGCTCCACTTTTAGTCTGACTGTGGAAAGGCTGAGACCACTGTTGGGACAGTTCTATTCTGTTCTTCAGCAAAGTACTATCTGcagcatttttttctgtatctccaGTTTCGTCAAACCACCTCAGTTTTTTAATAGTCTTTGGAATTTCtgtacctttttcttttgttaattcaATACTGTCTCTGATAGCTGCTGCTTTGTGATTTCCTAACTTAAAGCTTTGGTTTATGACTAGTGCTTTCAAACAATTATGTTCatatttagattctttttttaaaatacttttaagaaacCTCACACCATTTTTCTCAtgaatgttgtattttattttcttgtactgACTGACTAAGTCACAGTTAGAAATTACATTAGACACTAATGTTGATGTTTGggctattttgtgttttttatcatTTGAACCGGAGTTGTGAGGTATATAGGCAGCTTGAAAATCATCTGAAAACAAAGGCAACTCTTCCTtactacaattaaaatattttaagttctcaTCTTTAATATCTGTCAATTCTCTTAACTTATCAGAACACTGCATTGGGTCCATTTCTTTTATATGTAGATTGCTCTTTTGTAAGGGCCTAGCTGACTGTGTATTATATGGCAGAACCATGCGTGTTGCCATAGGTACAAATGAAGTAGTTCTACTTTCTTGTCTTGATTCAGAATTGTTCCCTTGGTCTGAAAACGTAGCTATTTCCCGTGTTGGAGAATCTGGAGTGGTCCAGACTCTGCTGAATTTAAATGCTGGGCTCTCAGTAACAAATGGTCTCTCCCTTTTGAATGTTCCGGAAGAGGAGTCAGTTCTCATTAGGCTACTTTCAGAGACCTCTTTGCTTTTTCCATCTTGTACAACTACAGGTGGACTACTCATGAAGGCTACTGAATTATTAGCACTACTTGTGACTCTTTCCACAGGTGGATTTTGCTCTTTACCATTAAAACATTCACAAGAAGGTAGAACATTAGGTTTACTTAAAATATCTGAGAGATGTGTCTCAGTCTGAGTATTTGGATCATTTACATTTATGAGCCAATTATTTATATGCTGAGTTTTAGAGAATGACAGTTTATCTTCATCAAAGCAGCTTAGATTGGTTGATTGCAGATTTACTGATTTGAGAGAAATAGAATTCTTCTGGTTTGATGTGGAAGGCTCCTTGTTAagtgttaaatatatttcttcacGTTCCCCAGCCTCAAGACTGTCTATACTTGAGAGAGTTTCAGAATTTGTTATTTGATTAACTTCATCacaaaatttctgaaagaaagaaaaagaacattgttATATAGCTTGGAACTTTTTAAATGCCAAAATTAATGATTCAACACACTACTGAGCCCTATTGTCCTTGGCATAGAAAATAGAGTAATACGGCTATAAATAGCATAAATATTTAACTAATCTTTATCCTTGGAGTCGTCCTTAGAGTGAAAAAGAGGGAGCCAACAAAGACTTATACTAAAGTGTGTTTGCTTTAATTTCTACACCTAAAGCAACTACCTAATTATTCTAGCCACGGAGATagcttagaaaataattttgctatTGATATTCCATTTGGCCTATTGAGTTTCCTGAAGGTTTTATAACAGTAcatgaaattctgaaaaatagtTATTTACAAAGGGTATTTTTCCCCTGAAAGTTTCACTGGACTTGAATGAGGCTCCTGAAAGCTCTGTGCCCCTAATGTGAGTGTCCTGTTGGTAGGGCTGCATCTTCGGAGTGCAGGTGATCTTGTGGCCTACACGGTGGGGTTCACAGGAAGAGTTTTGTAGAAATAACTATACCTGGGTCCTGATGATTTAATATTTGGATGGGGTCCAtgtattgacttttattttaaagttcccCAGGAAATTCTAATGCGGATGTAGAATTGACAATTATTGATTTTAATGAGTCCTCTTTTTAGATTTAGAACAGCAATAATTTCTATGAATTTCATAGACATTCTCATCACTATTTCAATGAAATTTCATGGAACTTGTAAGtctttaataaaatttcatgATTATTTCAAAGTGTgctatatgtttaaaaatatttctaatttctcaCATATACCTAGAATGCATTGATGTGTagcacatataaataaatatattcaagaggattttactttatttatttatttatttatttatttatttaaaatattttatttatttattcatgatagacatagagagagagagagagagagagagagaggcagagacacaggcagagggagaagcaggctccatgccaggagcccaacgtgggattcgattctgggactccaggatcgtgccccaaggctaaaggcaggcaccaaactgctgagccacccagggattctctcAAGAGGATTTTAGATTATAAGTCTTGTCAAAAGTTAAATGGactcaaaaagaaggaaattactgTCCCTTAAGATTTTtcacaaattttagaaaatttaaatattctgatactaaacaaaaatgtatgatttttctagctcattaaataaatgaagaaatctagGAAATcaattacagaataaaaatattttagtttgtatAGTTAATGCCTATTGATATATTACCacaaaataagttttgaaaatgaTTCACAAGAGTTTGATATTCCTAGCATTTACCACCTACTTATCACATCAGTActcttgtgtcttttcttttttttttttttaaagtgatggtTACTCAGTCTAATCAGGAGAACAAAACAGAGCACACTGTCAATGCCTGTTTCTACAGCTGAGCTGCTATaatagaaaatcataaggaagccCTCAAAGGCTTCCTTTGAGATTACATCTAATGAAATGTAGAAATCTGGGTTTGAGGGTCTTTCTAGATGTGATATCCATGGCTCTAAGATTTCTGTTGTCACAGGTCTATGATGGCCTCATACCTCTAAGCACCTGAAAAGTAGTTTAGCAACTTCTGATTTCACTAAACTATATTTTTTCCCTCAGATTTCTTCTCATCAGTAAGAAATGAAACATTATATTCAGCTTCAACTTTTGCTTATAAGTTATGGCTATACAAACTGTACTAGTTTATACTTTTagcatttcagttttaaaatcaatGTGATTGAAGTAAACTTATCTATCAAATGAACCCATTTTAAATGCATAatggattttgacaaattttTCAGCCTATCCACCATATCAAACAATCCAGAGAAACTTTCCATCTGCTGGAAGTCCACATCTACCCACCACTAACTACCACTAATCTGCTATCATTAACAGATCTGAGTTTTCATCTGCTAAtattttccttctagaaaaatgaaaaacttctagGTGCATTTCTTATAGTATAGATGATGATGGAGTACAGTGGTGTTCAGCTCGTGTTTGTTTGAAGATGACTATTTCAGAATGATATTGCTAgctggatacagaattctaggttggaagttttctttaaaaaagaacttaaaatgctTCACTGTCTTCTGGACTGAAGTTCATGTGGTCTGTCTTATCTTTGTTCACCCACATTGATACATTGATCTCTTTTCCCCCCtagattattttctcaaaataatttttaaaatttgggtgtATTTGGCACACAATGTcacgttagtttcaggtgtacaacacagtatGCTGTGCCCACCACAAGTGTGGCTTCATTTGTCCCCATACACATCTGGCACATATGCAGCCTTGGCAGGGTGggtgcacacatacatgtgtgcatattTATTCTTCTTGGAGCTTGTTGGATCTATGCACTTTTAGTTTCACCAACTTTGAAACATTTTCaggcattatttctttaaatacccTGGGATTTTAATTAAACGTATGTTAGACTGCTTGATATTGTCTCACAGGTTACTagcattctgttcatttttttccagtattttttctcaCAATGTTTCGCTCTGGATAATTTCTACTGCCATGTCTCAAGTCCagtagtttgtttgtttcttttctttatcttccttccttccttccttccttccttccttccttccttccttccttccttccttccttccttttttctttctttctttctttctttctttctttctttctttctttctttctttttctttctttctttctttctttcttctttctttttctttcttttttctttctttctctttcttctttctttctctttctttctttctttctttctttctttctttctttcttttctttctttctttctttctttctttctttctttctttctttctttctttctttctttctttcaatgcCTGGACCATTAAGTCCAtccagtgaaattttcattttgcatatttttcagaTCTAGGTCTacttggttcttttaaaaatacctttttcaatagattcattttttacattaattccttgaaaatatttctagaaatagtTGTAAATTCCTGGCCTGTTAATCCTTTCATCTCTGCCCTGTGTGTATGATTATATTGACTAATTTTTCTCCTGGTTATGGGtcctattttcctgtttttcaacATGTCTAGTAACTTTTGGTTGACTATTGGATATTATAAACATTATGTTATCTGTCTAGATTTTAGTCTATAAGAGAGTGTTAAGGTTTTTTTGACAAGCAGTTGGTTATCTGTGTATTTTGAGGCTTGTCCAAAGAATATGTTCAGGTGAAAACCTATGTGATTATAGGGCttatctcatttgttttccttttttaaagatcacaTCTGATATTTGCCTTGTTGTCTAATGTCCAAAAAcagttgtttcatatattttattcagaattatGGTTGTTTATTGCAGGTAGGTATTTCATCAAAGCCAGAAGAAGcctcctgctttcctttttttaaagccttGTCATTATTACTTAGTTATTGGATAAATCAGGCCAAGATTATCAATTTAATCTTGATACCAGCCTActaaaaatatcataaatgtgTGTAATTACTTGTGAAAAACAAAGTGCATGAATATATCAGGAAAATCAGCTGAAATCCATACTCATTTGTGTGGGGGGAACCAAGTGAATGCATGACCAGAGATAGAACAGAAATGCCATTTCTAGCTAATTGTGACATATTTTCATTACGAAACTAATGTCcatatgtattataattttcaGGATGGTCTTTGTAATCCGGTCTCTAACAATGATACTTATATTACATTGTACTTTTACATAGCTTTCATATTTGATCAGAAAATAACATCCGTAGagcatatttttccaaatatgagagatggaaaaagaatagagaaagcaaagtgaaaaatgagcaaaaggcagaaaaatctaAACAATTATTTCTGTAATACCTGTGATGAATTTTGTTAACTCATTCACATCCTATCCTTGGTTAATGGCATACTTTTCTTTGGTGTAGAACACTGCAGAGATGGGACAGAATTATTACTAGatactaaaatattaacatatttatagtTTCATACTTGCAAACTGCTTAGATGCTGATCTTCTAGGAGTTTCTGAGTTTCTTCCAGTTTAAGCTGGAACGCATCTTTGTTAGTAGCCAAGTTTGCCCTgttgttttccttcatttctttatcaCAATTGATTTTGGATAAGAGATGTTTCTGATGCTTGTGACCATTTTTTGACAATGATGAAGGCAAGGCATTATCTATAGCTCTGTGaatcatacataaaaaatatttagtacatttaaataaagttaacctctatttatataaatgatacatttatggtgtgtgtgtgtgtgtgtgtgtgtgtgtgtgtgtgtgttgagataATCACATTTAAGGATACTGGAATGGGAATTTAAGGCAGTCAATAGTAGAATCCAAATGGTTGTGGGATTTTAGTGCCAGTAAAGCACTTCACCTTCATGTAGGAATACCCAATTTTTCATGGCTTTGATTATAAAATCCCATTTCTCTGTTGTTTGGGATGGATATAGAAGGAGTTCCTGTAGACATGTAGAATCAGTCCTTAGTTCTATAAGAGCATTCCTATCTGTATAAAATGTGCTGCATTCCCCTTTGTTCTGAGTTGATGTTATAGCGGGTAGGTATTCCTATAGCCCAATTACAGTTGGTTGGAGATTCAAGcagatagaaaatatgaaaattgcCTGTTGGGGCAGGCAGGAATTTCCATCCTACTTTACTAGATTTAGAAGCCTGGATCTTACTCACTGGAGGAGAATATACACACTTGTTTTCAGTTGTACCACAAATACAAGCATGTTTTTCATGCCACAGAAGGGGTATCtgtagtgcagagtctgcttttaGTATGTAAAGTGCCACCCACAGATATCAGCGGGTGACATAATTTTCTATTAGAATTCTGCATCTTCTGGAAACAGCAAGTTTTATTTTAGCAGATGtacaaagtgaaaaacaaagaacaaaggagCGCTGTTTTGGGGGAGGGCAAGGAAGTATATCAAACAGCTGACTGTGGCTGCACTACAGCCAGTTGTGTGAATCCCAAGGGCATTTAGTCCCAATTCATTTCAATGATTCCTAATTTAATGTGGATAAAAATGTTTGGAGGATACATGGCCACATATAACATATACCTATCTccaatacacatatatatctttatctaGACAAACTGGATTACTCAAGGTCAATGATTACTAGATTCCAGCCTATCCTTTTGTGACCACAGGGAGGACATGGACAGCCAGAAGGTATTTAACATAAGTTCCTGAGTGCTGAGAGTGTTTTTCTCCCGTCCTTTTAGGCTTTCCTACTCTCACGCGTTCCTTCCCCTTCAGTCACCCTTCCCAAACAAAATATCGCTAAACCTACAAAATATCTAATAAACTCAATGTATTTACCTTTAAAGTTGACGTCTCTcaactttttcttctctatttctttcttctctagtccacttgcttctcttctcttctctactTTCTTCCCCCAGTGAGGAGGATTGAGGGCATGAGCAGGAGTAAAGGGAGCTGGGCGAGTAGGAAGACAGGGGGAGGAACGCACCAGGGGAAAGGAGGACAAAGCAGGACAGACTGCACAGGGGGCCGAACGCAGAGGACAGGAAAGGAGAGGGCTGAGGGAAGGAAGCCGGGGTGGAGAGTTAGGGGAGGAgggtacagatgaggaaagagcaGGTGAAGAGGAAGAGAACTGCACAGGAGATGAAGGAGATGTGGCAGGAGAGGCCGAGGAAGATGAAGAGCATGGGGAGTAACAGGGAGGAGGGCGAGTGGGAACAAAGGCAGGAGGATGGTCTACAAAGGCCTGGGGCAGATCAGACCATGTGGCGGCTTGGGGAACGGACCACTGGACTGACCGTAAAGGGCCTAGGGGAGCAAGACGTTCAGGCAGCGGACTGATGTGAGGAGTGGGGACTGGTTGGTGAGGGGGCTGACTGGAGAGACAGGGAGGCTTCAAGACAGGGAGAGCTTCCCAAGGGGCCGTGGAAACAACCAGTCCAGCTGGAAGGGAACGGTGGACCAGGGCAGGCATGAGAGGTGCTGGAGTCCAACGCTGTGGAGGGAAATGCTGGGGTCTGAAAGGTTTGTAAAAGAACTTGCTTTGTGCATTAGGATGAGGGATGACTGTGGAACTTTGGGCTGGGTGGGGTGGATGGTCAGGTGTGCCAGAAAGAAGTGGGGCTGCTAGATGTTGGAAAGTGCTGGAAAAGCTAGGAGtcactggggctgggggcggaggGAGATGTTTGACTGGGCAGGACAGGAACGGGGCTGGTAAAGAGGTCTTTGGAAGAGCAGAGGGGACAGCTGGACAGACAGGCAGGGCTCGGGGCTGGTGGAACGGCAGGGGGCCCCCTGGAGGAGACAGCTGATCAGCTAAGTGGGGATAAGGTGTGGAGACAGCTGGACTGGCAGGGATGGATCTGCACAGGTGGAAAAGCATTTGGACAGGCAGGTAGACAGCCTCATTAAGATGCTCTTTTTGTTGCAACATTTATTAGGTTGCCTCTAGGCTTTTGATTCATATTCTATTTTTGTCCTGAGGGTCCAAGCATGATGTTCTTCTGATCAGTGTTGAGAAACGTATGTAGCTTATTCACATTCcccttttctcattccttttaagaatattttcacCTTTTAGAAGTCTGATAGTCAGGCAGATAATGAACATGGGCTAGAAAATGTGGTTCAAATGACTGgtacaaagggaaaagagaggtcAAATAGACCACCACTTAGCTCTGGCCAGATTTCTCAGAGTTGCATGTGGTTCACAATTGACTATGTcaccacaaatacatggatatTGGAGATAGATATGTGATAAcatcattttaaagtataaaaatttaatatggagggaaatataatttcttttaccTTACATCTTTTGGAAGGGTGACATATGTTATCTTTGTGATAAGGATTCAGTTGCGCCGGAAGGCTgattacttgtatttttaatgttagtCCCTTATTAATATTCTTATATCTCATTATTTCCTGAGGCAACTTCCATTTTCATATGGATATATTCTCCGATTGTTCTTGAAGCTTTAGCATTGAATGCCCTCTAGTTTTTCATAATAATGTTTTGCCTTTAGATGATCACATTACCaacatcttaaattatttttatctgccAGTAATATTTTCCACATTAGAACAATTGTTTATGAGTACTGATAGAATCAAGTACTTTGAATTCTTCCTGTTTCCTGGCATTACTTTATTCCTTAACACATTTTAggtttatattccacatatactGGATTTTTTAATGTGACAATAGGTTATCAATATTTGTAGCTTAatcatattttcaataaatagtatatGTATTTCTATTAACCTAACACCAGATCcttaatattctaatatttcatatttgtatagCATTATAATTGTATAATTTATGAGGCATTTTCACACACATTATTTAATACTGTTAGTTATTTGTGGAAAGAAATTCAACTTTTTAATAAGTAAGCCATAGTGTTCCCTCTGTAAATTGTATACATTCACTGTTTTCCAAATAGGtaacacatatgtgtgtgtgtatatatatatacagataggTGTAGATAGTCATAGTCAAAATAGTGCATTACAATAATGAATGAAAACTAGGTACTCTAATTTAGAATGGAGATCATCtctcataaaacaaaaatgatgtaTGTTATTTAGTGGTCCTAGCAAAGATTTGGTATGATGCTAACTCTATGTTTGTGTGCTACAAGGGAATCGAAGTTGTTCTGACATTTCATCTCTTCTAAGACTTTAAGGAATTGTACAGTGTTGAACAAAAAATAGTCTATCCTTTCATTCCTAGCACTAGCGacctttttaaattgaaaatatctgATAACACAAAGGATAACAATTGATATGCAGAAAGAGAAACCGTGAGTTAGGAAAGCTTGTCCTCAAACATGCACATTACTTTTATAGGAAATGATTTGGGGTTTTATATTACTCTAAACTCCCCTCTCTAGATGTCTGCCATTTTCCCTCATCCCCAGAGTGCTCTATAATTGTACCGTCCTCCCTGGACTTGTACTTGCCCCTGGCTGCTGCTTTCTGGCTGCTGCTCCTGCGACTTCCAGGTGCTGTTGCTCGTTACTAACTAGCTGACCTAGTAACTGTGAGAACAGACACTTGTTGGCTGCTGTCCTTCTGACTCTCACTCCCTTGGTTTGCACGTCATTGTGCTTTCCTGGTTACTTTTCTGCTTTTCCAGTCATTCCTTCTCAGGTTTTTTCTCAAGCCCCCTTTCTTTGCTTGTCCTTTATATGccggaatttctttttttatagtaaactttaaagactttatttcaaCTTCATTCACTTACATTTCTTGGAACAGGAATATATACATTATTCACCAATAAATGCTTAATGCTTTGAATTTACAATTGCTCTATTTGTAGAAACTTGAAAATTATtccaattaaatgaaaaaaaaggtaaaaaattttcttttgttcttgtaagttaaaatgtatttttttaatatatattttttattggagtttgatttgacaacatataacacccagtgcttatcccgccaagtgccccacccctcagtgcccatcatccagttaccccaaccccctgcccacctccctttccactactccttgttcgtttcccagagttaggtgtctctcatgttctgtcatcctaatttttcccactcattttctctctgtgaaaagtattttaaaatgacattaaattttattttattttatttatttttttttgtttttttttttttaatttttatttatttgtgatagtcacagagagagagagagagaggcagagacacaggcagagggagaagcaggctccatgcaccaggagcctgacgtgggattcgatccagggtctccaggatcgctccctgggccaaaggcaggcgtcaaaccgctgcgccacccagggatccctttttttaatttttaaagattttatttatttattcatgacagacacacacacacacagaggcagagacacaggcagagggagaaacaggctccatcccGGCAGCGAgtaggaacccaggatcatgctctgggctgaaggcggcactaaaccactgagccacgcgggctgccctaaaatgacatttttatagcAGCCAAAACCTTTAACCTCAAATTGAGAACTCAAGTCTCATAAGCAGAACATAAGGGCCACATTCTAACTTAATTATCTTGATTATTAATAGTGGGGAAAACTCGGTGGCTCCTAAATAGGGCAAGGCAGACTGACTGACAACTAGTATGGGTTTCCTTCTGGGCAATCAGAACTCCATCCctcatcattattttcattttattgtaacATACAACtgctgtaacttaaaaaaaaaaaagtttaaatggaTTTTCAGTATTAATGGTGATGCTTGCTAAGATTTAAGAATcccaaaactgagagtcagaaAGTGacccacaatttaaaaaaaattctgagactGACTCCTACACAGTGTAATCTAGTGTTTTTGAATTAGATGATACTTTCTCACAGAACACTTCATTAAATGTCTGGTAAACACTCTGCAATCACAAGTGCTGGGAGACTAAGTTCTAAATAGAATGAATATGACTTTCTTAACCTGATCCTATAAGACAGATCTCAAGCATAACCAAGATTAGGAATGCAATCTGTTGGTCCTCATTCCCTTAGGAGAAGCTCATCTATATGGACCTTGGTACTTTGCTTCCAAAATCTAGAAAGTAGCTCAACACTGAAATAGACTCTTGTTTGGTAAGTGATCGGTTAAATGTActtgtaaaactaaaaaaaaacttttcaaaaggtCAAAagatatagaattattttatctCCTTATGCCAAGTAATTCTGTTAAAAAGATACTGACTGAACTCCAGTTTTAATTTGTAAAGTTTTGATGTAAAAGCTAATGTATTGAAATCCAGTAAGGTTTTGAATTTTCATGTATATTAACAAAATAACTATTCATTTTGGTGAGTTTTTATAAGGTGTACTCTGGATCTGAAGAATCACTTTTTTATTATGTTGGAATTTTTGAGAGTTATGTGACCATCTTCTTTGCTTATCTACCCATACTCTGTGTAATCTAGAGACTGGATAAATCATAGATGCGTTATATGAAGATGCGGTGATTCTCTTATATTGGACATGTCTCTCCCATGGACCTAGGCGTTATCAATATGGAGCCATTACTGGGAATATTGGTTCCTGTTTGGAACACGGGCTTTCTAGGCAGAGTGGCCCTCCAACCACCCCTGTGCTCCTGTCTCCTCTGAGCTGAGCTGTCatgtgtggggagaggg
The Vulpes lagopus strain Blue_001 chromosome 10, ASM1834538v1, whole genome shotgun sequence genome window above contains:
- the CEP126 gene encoding centrosomal protein of 126 kDa isoform X8 → MLAWRPGARSSAVERGRGPETSDAGDGARLIPRLGRGRRRPAADLDTKIHLEKNLEEERQILLQQQKICRNRARKYFVESNRRKKAFEEKRKEQEEREQQFREQILQQRKEKFEEVTEKFQRAHIPLSQRRRAVFQKPVPPLEEALKQIQESYLQPEVNFPPSHRPTINWRAIDNALPSSLSKNGHKHQKHLLSKINCDKEMKENNRANLATNKDAFQLKLEETQKLLEDQHLSSLQKFCDEVNQITNSETLSSIDSLEAGEREEIYLTLNKEPSTSNQKNSISLKSVNLQSTNLSCFDEDKLSFSKTQHINNWLINVNDPNTQTETHLSDILSKPNVLPSCECFNGKEQNPPVERVTSSANNSVAFMSSPPVVVQDGKSKEVSESSLMRTDSSSGTFKRERPFVTESPAFKFSRVWTTPDSPTREIATFSDQGNNSESRQESRTTSFVPMATRMVLPYNTQSARPLQKSNLHIKEMDPMQCSDKLRELTDIKDENLKYFNCSKEELPLFSDDFQAAYIPHNSGSNDKKHKIAQTSTLVSNVISNCDLVSQYKKIKYNIHEKNGVRFLKSILKKESKYEHNCLKALVINQSFKLGNHKAAAIRDSIELTKEKGTEIPKTIKKLRWFDETGDTEKNAADSTLLKNRIELSQQWSQPFHSQTKSGAASHVIRIPACAVNCADGKKPKEDYSASESVAALGEPGTDHVPQNCVMPSGYNMAKQAWPPSTQEESQPPLHRGSSKAPKANPQRGGAKVLRRARSAQVQSAFVCADRRDTGLRPQSASRTSTHLQAQGRLIVPHPPPKSPSDSRSSKNTQVSPSRPVTLEDSQNMMTHNYFHSKHVLPTEHRFHQWNADSSFPPAGVCSDSVPVMPSPPYCSSESRTVAQMDGPNGTPVLAPHDGMLLGTHRCPVYQEGYPTGTLRTAPEESVPLWKRWNNILGQNKKAADIQEAICKNPSIKNTLQIIPLLNSQPRGHPSLGVGSRMQRKY
- the CEP126 gene encoding centrosomal protein of 126 kDa isoform X3, which produces MLAWRPGARSSAVERGRGPETSDAGDGARLIPRLGRGRRRPAADLDTKIHLEKNLEEERQILLQQQKICRNRARKYFVESNRRKKAFEEKRKEQEEREQQFREQILQQRKEKFEEVTEKFQRAHIPLSQRRRAVFQKPVPPLEEALKQIQESYLQPEVNFPPSHRPTINWRAIDNALPSSLSKNGHKHQKHLLSKINCDKEMKENNRANLATNKDAFQLKLEETQKLLEDQHLSSLQKFCDEVNQITNSETLSSIDSLEAGEREEIYLTLNKEPSTSNQKNSISLKSVNLQSTNLSCFDEDKLSFSKTQHINNWLINVNDPNTQTETHLSDILSKPNVLPSCECFNGKEQNPPVERVTSSANNSVAFMSSPPVVVQDGKSKEVSESSLMRTDSSSGTFKRERPFVTESPAFKFSRVWTTPDSPTREIATFSDQGNNSESRQESRTTSFVPMATRMVLPYNTQSARPLQKSNLHIKEMDPMQCSDKLRELTDIKDENLKYFNCSKEELPLFSDDFQAAYIPHNSGSNDKKHKIAQTSTLVSNVISNCDLVSQYKKIKYNIHEKNGVRFLKSILKKESKYEHNCLKALVINQSFKLGNHKAAAIRDSIELTKEKGTEIPKTIKKLRWFDETGDTEKNAADSTLLKNRIELSQQWSQPFHSQTKSGAASHVIRIPACAVNCADGKKPKEDYSASESVAALGEPGTDHVPQNCVMPSGYNMAKQAWPPSTQEESQPPLHRGSSKAPKANPQRGGAKVLRRARSAQVQSAFVCADRRDTGLRPQSASRTSTHLQAQGRLIVPHPPPKSPSDSRSSKNTQVSPSRPVTLEDSQNMMTHNYFHSKHVLPTEHRFHQWNADSSFPPAGVCSDSVPVMPSPPYCSSESRTVAQMDGPNGTPVLAPHDGMLLGTHRCPVYQEGYPTGTLRTAPEESVPLWKRWNNILGQNKKAAVSDSTSQFLMAENLVRASVPEDEILTVMNSKQLQKPNLALNKTQSFNICALSAEEQKILQSLSRLNERLYYIQEAICKNPSIKNTLQIIPLLNSQPRGHPSLGVGSRMQRKY